The segment CTTCAAGTAAAATGACTTGAGAAATCCCTATAGAAAATAGTGCAACTGATAATGCCACAGACAAGACTATGTAAAGTATCCACCACAATACAGACAGCTCTACATTGATACCTTTCATGTTGACATCTACAAAGACGAGGACAAACAATATAGCTACACTTAATAAAGTGATAAATGTAACAAAATACAAAAACAATCTTTCAAATCTATTTAAAATGTAATACTTCATGGCTTTCCTCCAGAATAATTTTTGATAAATGAAATTTTACATCATGTATAACCAAAATTCAAGTTTATAAAACGCATGATAATTACAAATAATAAAAAGTAAGTCATAGAATGAATTGTATAATGGAGGTATTGCTTTGGAAAAAGGAAATCTATCTGTTAACGAACTTGTATTAGTAGGAGTAGGTGGAATACTGGGAGCGGGATTCTTTTTGGCAAGCGGCATAGCGATTCATACGGCAGGGCCAATAGTCCTCTTGGATTATCTGATTTCAGCTTTTATAATGTCTGAAGTCTTTTGCGCCCTTTCTGAAATGATCGTCGCAAACCCTGTTGACGGCTCTTTCAGGGTATATGCTGAAGAAGCCTTAGGCGACATAGGCGGATTTTTAAGTGGATGGGTCTACTGGACAGCAGGTGTATTCATCATGTCCAGCGAAGTTACGGCATCAGCAATCTTTACTAAGTTTTGGTTCCCCAAAGTTCCACTGTGGATATTCGCACTAATTTATTCCATCATGGTAATCTGTGTAAACGCATTAGGCACAAAAAATTTTGGCACTGTAGAAGCTTGGTTTTCAACTATAAAAATATCTGCTTTATTCATAATTACTATCATCGGCGTATTCGCACTTTTCGGAGCATTTGGCAATAAAGGCAATATTGGCTTTAAAAACTACTACATCAATGGAGGCATCTTGCCAAATGGCATTAAAGGATTTTTAGGTGCGATGCTTATGTCTTTAATACCATTTGGTGGTATAGAAGTCACCGCCATGACAGCATCAAAAACGAAAAAGCCAAAAAAATATGTGCCTATAGCGAGAAGGTACATCGTGCTTTTCTTATCGATATTGTATCTATCATCTATCGCCGTGCTTTTAGGGGTAATTCCATGGTATGAAGTATCCACAAAAGAAAGCCCCTTTATCAAGCTACTTTCATTTACAAAGATACCATATATCGATTCAATTATGAATTTCATCATCCTTACGGCAGCACTGACTACTATGAATGGAGCTATGTACGGAGTAACGCAAGTCATGTATTCTTTAGGAAAAGGAAGATTTGCGCCGACTTTTTTAAGCAAGCTAAGTAAAAGAGATGTACCTATCTACGCCCTCTTGATAAGCAGTTTCGGACTTCTCATTGCCGTCGTGCTTTCATACATCCTTCCTAAAGATGTTTACGAATATATAACGAGCGCAACAGGATTCATACAATTTTTTAACTGGATCATCATCTTGTACACTTTTATCAAATACAGGCCTATGCTTAAAAAGAAAAACCCGGATTACTTTGAATGCCAAAGGCGCGGGTTTCCATTAAGACCATGGCTCACCATAATTTTATTGGCAGCCGTCCTATTATCGACGCTAACCGTTCCAAAACAGGCAATAGGTTTTTTCGGCGGGCTTATACTGCTTATTGCCATATTTATCTTTTACTTAATAGCAAAAAAGCTGAATTTATTTGATAAATGGTAAAATATCGGAAATCCGATAGTTTTACCATTATTTTTTAAATATAAATAAAAGTCCAAATGCTATAAGAAGCACCGGCCAAAAAATCCTCAAATCAAACCATGGCATAAATATCCTGATGAGAAGAAATAATCCCAAAGCGATCAAAATCCATCCAAATACTTCACTGCTTTTCCTGCCTGAAGAAATCTTTGGCCTTTCAACTTCATGGTCATTATTGTTTCCAACATTATAATCATCATCTTTTGGCTGATATGGATTTTCCGGAACGACGATCCAGGCAATTATATAAAGTAAAACGCCAGAACCTCCCACCAAGGCAATCAAAGCCCATATAAGCCTCACTATCGTCACATCTATATCGAAATACTCTGCTATGCCACCACACACGCCTCCCAAGATAACCTGGTTTCTCGAGCGGTACAATCTTTTATCCATGCTGAGACCTCCTTAAATATCTTAAATTAATTTACTTTGTCAACATTAGGTGAACTTACTCCATCCTGTAAATGATTGTAAATCTTTCAAATCTTCGTTAAAAATCTAGCACCCCCTATTTGATATATTTGACGATTTATTAATCATTGTTAATTAAATACAAACACTTACTATAAATTATACTCAATGCAATGTCTTTTTGGAAGCAAAATTTTGCAAATCGTCATAAATCACAAAGGATATATAATAGCGTATTATGAAATATAATATTTCGGGAGGTATTGTTATGGATAACAAATGGTATTTTGATATAGCAGCAGGCGCTATAGATGATTTAAGAGAACACATATCTCAAATCACGACGCTTATACCTTTCTGGTACGGCGTTAAGCCAGACGGCACACTGGCAGATATGTCATCGCAAGACGTCAAAAGCATAGCATCTCAGAATAATTTACCTATCTTTCCTATTGTACACAATTATTCTGATCCGAAAAAATCACAGCTTATACATGACTTAATATCCAATGCTTCTTTAAGAAACATACTAGTAAACAATATAGCAAACATGGCATTATTAAATAACTATCCAGGAATAAATATAGATTTTGAGTTTGTGCCACCAGAAGACAGAAGCAATCTTAACGCATTTATGGAAGAGCTTTATAATGCCTTAAAAAGTATTGGCAAAATTGTCACGATTTCATTGCCGGCAGAAACAGAGGACAACCCAAGGCATCCTTTCTCAGGCGCATTTCAATACACTGTCTTAAGCCAATTTACAGATCAAGCATACGTATTAGCATACGATGAACACTTCTCGAAGCCTGGACCTATTGCATCAATAGGGTTTGTCCGCAGTGTATTAGATTACGCTGCAAAATCTATTGAAACTAAAAAAATTTGGCTTGGCATGGCAGTCTACGGCTACGACTGGGCAGAAGGCTCAAACTACCCAAGGACATTATCTTACTTTCAAGCCATAGAGACAGCTAAAAATCTCGGCGTCAAAATCGAATACGACGAGACGGCTCAAGAATCCACGTATACTTATACAGTGGACTCCATAAAACACACCGTATGGTTTGAAGATGCCAGAAGTTTTCAGGCAAAACTGCCATTAGTAACTCAATACGGCATATCAGGTATAGCTGTCTGGAGGCTTGGTCAAGAAGACCCTAACGTTTGGAATATTTTAAGCAGAATTTAATATTTTTGGGGAACTTTTTTTGCGGATAAAACGTCTAATAAGTTGATATAGAATACTAAGAATAAAGAGGAGGTTTATTCATGAAAAGGCTCTTTGCTATTTTAATTGCTGCTGTGTTTATCTTAATAACAGCTGTTCCTCATGCCGTATTGGCCCAGACAAACAGCAAAATTGAGCTTAAGCAGGCCATTGAAATTGCCAAAGAAAAGTTAAATTTACCAACAGATGGGTACAGCTTTAACTCCAATTACTATGAAGGCGATGGCAACAAAACATGGTATTTAACATGGACATCCAGCACAAATGGCAACATCACTGTAAATATAAACGCAGACACGGGAGAGATAACAGGTTACAGCTTTTATAAGCCTGGCAACAGTCCAAATAGCGTCATACCTAAATACTCAAGGGATGATGCCAAAAAAGTGGCAGTCGACTTTTTAAACAAAGTTATCCCAGAAAAATTTAAGGAAACGAAAGAGCAGGAAAGCGACGATTACCTGGGCATAAGCCCAAAAATCGCCTACAGTAACGCGTATTCTTTCAATTTTGCACAGGTGGTAAATGGAATCACTTTTCAAGGAAATCACATAGTAATAGAAGTAAACAAAAACACTTTAGAAGTTCAGTCTTACTACTTGACGTGGAATGACAATTACAACTTCCCCGATCCTAAATTAGCTATTTCAAAAGATAAAGCAATAGAAATATACAAAAGCAACAACAGCCTTAGATTGCAGTACAATGTGGTCTACAAAGATGTTTACGGAAACAATGATCCAAAACCACAAGCAATATTAGTTTACGCACTTGTAAACAATCAGCCTATTGATGCCATTAGCGGAGCAATCTTACCACAAAATTATTACGGTCCCTTAGCCGATGGAACAGGTGGTATGGCTACAAAATCGGCTAATTCGCAACAAGTCTTGTCTCCTGAAGAACAAAAAGCCGTAGACGACATTTCAAAATACATCTCAAAAGACAAGGCCATTCAAATGGCAAAAGAAAAACTTCCATTTACAATAGGATCTCAGTACAGCCTTACATCTTCCAATCTTTTTAAAAATAGCTCAAACTCTGACAGCGCAATTTGGGATTTTGCTTGGTCATACTCTGATGGAAGCAACTACAACTATATAACGGCTTCAGTTGATGCTACAACAGGTGAATTAATGACATTTACAAGAAGCGACAGCAGTGAAAATAACATTCAAGGTAAAACACCGAAATACACGAAAGATCAGTTAAAAGACATAGCCGAGGAATACTTAAACAAGATACAGCCAGATAAATTTAAACAAATGGAATATCAAGACGTTCCAACATCTCCTTATGATAATTCTCCGTATATGTCATTCAGTTACGTGTATACGGCAAATGGAATACAATGTCCTTTTGATTCCATATATATAGGCGTCAATAAGTACACTGGCGACATAGTATCATACAATTATAGCTGGATAAATGTAAATTTGCCAGACAGTAAAAACATAATAAGCCTTGATGACGCATACGACTCTTTGTTTAAAAATAGCGACTTACAGCTTACCTACATCATCTACTACGCACCAGACAAAGTATATGATACACCTCCACAAGATGTAAAACTTGTATATCAACTGAGCAACTTCAATGGATTAATAGACGCAAAGACGGGAGATTATGTCGATTTCTCAGGAAATCCAATTAAAAAGGATAAAAGCAATCAATTTACAGATATAGCTGGAAATTGGGCAGAGAAAGACATACTACTTCTATTACAGTACGGCATAGTGGATGGAAAAGATGGCAAGTACATGCCAAATGACTATATACTGCAAAAAGATTTTATAAAAATGCTGGTAAAATCCTATCAGCCAAATAGCATAATAATACCTCTTAGCTCCAACGATGATGAAAACTACGATAATTACTACAACGTAGCAATTAACAACAAAATCATCACAGAAAGCGAGATAAAACCTGATTCTAAAGTGACTCGGCAAGAAGCAGCAAAATTCATCGTAAGAAGTCTTGGCTTAAAATATGTTGCTGACATAAATAGCATCTACACATTAGACTTCTTAAAAGATGCCAATAGCGTAGACAGTTCTTTAAAAGGATACGTG is part of the Thermoanaerobacterium sp. PSU-2 genome and harbors:
- a CDS encoding amino acid permease yields the protein MEKGNLSVNELVLVGVGGILGAGFFLASGIAIHTAGPIVLLDYLISAFIMSEVFCALSEMIVANPVDGSFRVYAEEALGDIGGFLSGWVYWTAGVFIMSSEVTASAIFTKFWFPKVPLWIFALIYSIMVICVNALGTKNFGTVEAWFSTIKISALFIITIIGVFALFGAFGNKGNIGFKNYYINGGILPNGIKGFLGAMLMSLIPFGGIEVTAMTASKTKKPKKYVPIARRYIVLFLSILYLSSIAVLLGVIPWYEVSTKESPFIKLLSFTKIPYIDSIMNFIILTAALTTMNGAMYGVTQVMYSLGKGRFAPTFLSKLSKRDVPIYALLISSFGLLIAVVLSYILPKDVYEYITSATGFIQFFNWIIILYTFIKYRPMLKKKNPDYFECQRRGFPLRPWLTIILLAAVLLSTLTVPKQAIGFFGGLILLIAIFIFYLIAKKLNLFDKW
- a CDS encoding PspC domain-containing protein, yielding MDKRLYRSRNQVILGGVCGGIAEYFDIDVTIVRLIWALIALVGGSGVLLYIIAWIVVPENPYQPKDDDYNVGNNNDHEVERPKISSGRKSSEVFGWILIALGLFLLIRIFMPWFDLRIFWPVLLIAFGLLFIFKK
- a CDS encoding glycosyl hydrolase family 18 protein; translated protein: MDNKWYFDIAAGAIDDLREHISQITTLIPFWYGVKPDGTLADMSSQDVKSIASQNNLPIFPIVHNYSDPKKSQLIHDLISNASLRNILVNNIANMALLNNYPGINIDFEFVPPEDRSNLNAFMEELYNALKSIGKIVTISLPAETEDNPRHPFSGAFQYTVLSQFTDQAYVLAYDEHFSKPGPIASIGFVRSVLDYAAKSIETKKIWLGMAVYGYDWAEGSNYPRTLSYFQAIETAKNLGVKIEYDETAQESTYTYTVDSIKHTVWFEDARSFQAKLPLVTQYGISGIAVWRLGQEDPNVWNILSRI
- a CDS encoding S-layer homology domain-containing protein — encoded protein: MKRLFAILIAAVFILITAVPHAVLAQTNSKIELKQAIEIAKEKLNLPTDGYSFNSNYYEGDGNKTWYLTWTSSTNGNITVNINADTGEITGYSFYKPGNSPNSVIPKYSRDDAKKVAVDFLNKVIPEKFKETKEQESDDYLGISPKIAYSNAYSFNFAQVVNGITFQGNHIVIEVNKNTLEVQSYYLTWNDNYNFPDPKLAISKDKAIEIYKSNNSLRLQYNVVYKDVYGNNDPKPQAILVYALVNNQPIDAISGAILPQNYYGPLADGTGGMATKSANSQQVLSPEEQKAVDDISKYISKDKAIQMAKEKLPFTIGSQYSLTSSNLFKNSSNSDSAIWDFAWSYSDGSNYNYITASVDATTGELMTFTRSDSSENNIQGKTPKYTKDQLKDIAEEYLNKIQPDKFKQMEYQDVPTSPYDNSPYMSFSYVYTANGIQCPFDSIYIGVNKYTGDIVSYNYSWINVNLPDSKNIISLDDAYDSLFKNSDLQLTYIIYYAPDKVYDTPPQDVKLVYQLSNFNGLIDAKTGDYVDFSGNPIKKDKSNQFTDIAGNWAEKDILLLLQYGIVDGKDGKYMPNDYILQKDFIKMLVKSYQPNSIIIPLSSNDDENYDNYYNVAINNKIITESEIKPDSKVTRQEAAKFIVRSLGLKYVADINSIYTLDFLKDANSVDSSLKGYVAIAYGLDLMKGNNGYFNPNGDLTRAETASILVRYLKIEK